A region of Papilio machaon chromosome 14, ilPapMach1.1, whole genome shotgun sequence DNA encodes the following proteins:
- the LOC106710133 gene encoding zinc finger protein OZF — MDLNLCRVCLDKSATISVFSKQNDIQYSAKIMRCVNINISEEDGLPSMLCSNCVAELAVCYQFVQKCEASDKTLRSLSNDYFSEIQTKIKVEVKLENVEEVNEFDHDYDLSDAASEHLQNIEKKKGKRKERKKLFKKNVRRTKAAPIQCVICGLLVISPSAMQNHMRIHTGEKPFDCSFCEAKFRTKGAMKRHVDTYHCKRERKFTCETCGNSFFRKNDIITHMRVHSGERPYVCPFCSQRFRQAASLIRHKRTHTGEKPYSCPICDKKFGDKNLVRKHQSVHSDERNFSCHLCNKCMKSKTALNAHLNLHTNEKQNICSFCGMAFAMKGNLQTHIRRVHSEKSGQCNICLKTFSNLEVHMRKHTGEKPFTCGLCNAAFGVKRSLAHHIMFKHENAEKFKCSIGECTKTFPTATMLEFHLLKQHTNHTPYICQYCSRGFFRTSDLSRHLRVSHIDSQIKPISLKPLVAKPCTLQYSVPNVM; from the coding sequence ATGGATTTAAACTTGTGTAGAGTGTGTTTAGATAAATCTGCAACCATTTCTGTgtttagtaaacaaaatgatattCAATACAGTGCTAAAATAATGCGGTGcgtcaatataaatattagtgaAGAAGACGGATTACCATCAATGTTATGTTCTAATTGTGTTGCTGAGCTCGCTGTATGCTACCAGTTTGTGCAAAAATGTGAAGCATCCGACAAAACATTACGGTCACTATCCAATGACTATTTCAGcgaaatacaaacaaaaattaaagtagAAGTTAAGCTTGAAAACGTTGAAGAAGTAAACGAATTTGATCACGACTATGATTTGTCAGATGCCGCCTCTGAACATTTGCAGAATATTGAGAAAAAGAAaggtaaaagaaaagaaagaaaaaaattgtttaaaaagaatGTGCGGAGAACCAAAGCTGCTCCTATACAGTGTGTTATTTGTGGTCTGCTCGTAATTAGCCCATCGGCAATGCAAAATCACATGCGCATTCACACCGGTGAGAAACCATTTGATTGTTCGTTTTGCGAAGCCAAGTTTCGTACGAAAGGTGCAATGAAGCGGCACGTTGACACCTACCATTGCAAGCgcgaaagaaaatttaccTGTGAAACGTGCGGCAACAGCTTCTTTAGGAAAAACGATATCATCACACACATGAGGGTGCATTCTGGAGAGAGACCATACGTCTGCCCATTTTGCTCTCAGCGTTTCCGGCAGGCGGCTTCGTTGATACGACATAAGAGGACACACACGGGTGAAAAACCTTATTCTTGTCCAATATGTGACAAGAAATTTGGTGACAAAAATCTTGTCCGGAAACATCAAAGCGTGCACAGTGATGAGAGGAACTTCAGCTGCCATCTATGCAACAAGTGCATGAAATCCAAGACTGCACTGAATGCTCACctgaatttacatacaaatgaAAAGCAGAACATTTGCAGTTTCTGCGGCATGGCCTTCGCAATGAAAGGCAACTTGCAAACGCACATACGACGAGTGCACTCTGAGAAGTCGGGACAGTGCAACATTTGCTTAAAGACATTTTCGAACCTTGAGGTGCATATGCGTAaacacacaggtgaaaaacctTTCACATGTGGGTTGTGTAATGCAGCATTTGGAGTAAAAAGGAGTCTCGCTCACCATATCATGTTTAAACATGAAAATGCTGAGAAGTTCAAATGTTCCATAGGGGAATGCACCAAAACATTTCCCACTGCCACCATGCTGGAATTCCACCTGCTGAAGCAGCACACCAACCACACTCCATACATCTGCCAGTATTGTTCACGGGGGTTCTTCCGCACCAGTGATCTCTCTAGACATCTTAGAGTTAGTCATATTGACAGTCAAATTAAGCCAATATCTTTAAAACCTTTAGTTGCTAAGCCATGTACATTGCAATATTCAGTTCCAAATGTTATGTAG
- the LOC106710094 gene encoding protein Smaug isoform X2, whose amino-acid sequence MNGTFSEQLGGVAGVFEQWGTCERTVVACALARRVPWPGLKLVQRAVEAALQQHVEDDRLERDANDETLLASLLAPRNDDDEDEGVERLRQLVSLLPLLRGDNERGKAVYVAAVPGLVQRCVDAPRPAPHAASDLCRQLLSYLLVHPALTQLEQRTLTQWLRYLENHISGNRNTESIWQQRIDPCLLPDTNIWGANNSFRRTIGKNVEFRGILDSTEHSYTDLLQESFSKNGRDVDISLDGELANFEAAIGQPKSQRSNSLTPPSTDFMQMSSSAENLTDEPFVQKPRSFSLSSEHSLSQLRPIGGLFGTTGSETRLDDLRCHNFTEHPGMSTVAAWLKSLRLHKYIWLFTNVTYDQMMAMDEKYLEKLGVTKGARHKILVSIKKLSERGAVLEAVRGELRAGAAGAAGAVPRALDRLRALLLSPMPPDSDLPPAIVAALDLASKCLSGCSGPALEPEPDHVDPMSLHCWLVEKALHHEAFRRAELQEALRRLRHRLPPTQFFHHVGELPLLAHRHKPRWRSGAACPRPAGGRRFVPPPPRGKSHSYPPFPPAMWPPPPPHDDYSGLDALCLQMTEQAIN is encoded by the exons ATGAACGGCACGTTTTCCGAGCAGCTGGGGGGTGTGGCTGGAGTTTTCGAGCAATGGGGCACGTGCGAGAGAACCGTGGTGGCGTGTGCTCTGGCGCGGCGCGTGCCCTGGCCGGGGCTAAAGCTCGTGCAGCGCGCCGTGGAGGCTGCACTGCAGCAGCATGTGGAGGACGACCGCCTGGAGCGAGACGCCAACGACGAGACCCTACTGGCAAGCTTGTTAGCGCCCAggaatgatgatgatgaagatgagG GTGTAGAGCGACTGCGGCAGCTCGTGAGCCTGCTGCCGCTGCTGCGCGGCGACAACGAGCGCGGCAAGGCGGTGTACGTGGCCGCAGTGCCCGGCCTCGTGCAGCGCTGTGTGGACGCGCCGCGCCCCGCGCCGCACGCCGCCTCCGACCTCTGCCGCCAGCTGCTCTCCTACCTCCTCGTACATCCTGCGCTCACACAGCTCGAGCAGAG AACACTGACACAGTGGCTACGCTACTTAGAAAATCACATATCGGGCAACAGAAACACCGAGTCCATCTGGCAGCAGCGGATAGACCCGTGCCTGTTGCCCGACACCAACATCTGGGGCGCCAACAACAGCTTCAGAAGAACGATAGGCAAAAACGTCGAATTCCGAGGCATCCTGGACTCGACGGAGCACTCCTACACCGATCTCCTGCAAGAGTCGTTCTCCAAGAACGGCCGAGACGTCGACATCAGCTTGGACGGCGAGCTGGCGAACTTCGAGGCGGCGATAGGACAGCCCAAGTCGCAGCGCTCCAACAGCCTGACGCCGCCGTCGACCGACTTCATGCAGATGTCCTCGTCGGCGGAGAACCTGACAGACGAGCCCTTCGTCCAGAAGCCGCGGAGCTTCTCGTTGTCGAGCGAACACAGCCTGAGTCAGCTGCGGCCCATCGGCGGCCTCTTCGGCACCACCGGCAGCGAGACCCGCCTCGACGACCTGCGCTGTCACAACTTCACCGAGCACCCCGGCATGTCCACCGTGGCCGCCTGGCTCAAGTCTCTGCGTCTGCACAAGTACATCTGGCTCTTCACCAACGTCACCTACGACCAGATGATGGCCATGGACGAGAAGTACCTCGAGAAGCTCG GTGTGACGAAGGGCGCACGGCACAAGATCCTGGTGTCGATCAAGAAGCTGTCAGAGCGCGGCGCGGTGCTGGAGGCTGTGCGGGGCGAGCTGAGGGCGGGCGCTGCGGGCGCGGCGGGGGCGGTGCCGCGTGCGCTGGACCGCCTGCGCGCGCTGCTGCTCAGCCCCATGCCGCCCGACTCCGACTTGCCCCCGGCCATCGTCGCCGCGTTGGACCTCG CGTCCAAGTGTCTGAGCGGGTGCTCCGGGCCCGCGCTGGAGCCCGAGCCCGACCACGTCGATCCCATGTCGCTCCATTGCTGGCTCGTCGAGAAG GCGCTGCACCACGAGGCGTTCAGACGCGCCGAGCTGCAGGAGGCGCTGCGTCGGCTGCGGCACCGCCTGCCTCCCACACAGTTCTTCCACCACGTCGGGGAACTGCCGCTGCTCGCGCACAGGCACAAGCCCAG ATGGCGGTCGGGCGCGGCGTGCCCACGTCCGGCGGGGGGCCGGCGCTTCGtgcccccgcccccgcgcgGCAAGTCCCACTCGTACCCGCCCTTCCCCCCGGCGATGTGGCCCCCGCCCCC CCCACACGACGACTACTCCGGCCTCGACGCGCTCTGTCTGCAGATGACGGAGCAAGCCATCAACTGA
- the LOC106710119 gene encoding 40S ribosomal protein S12, mitochondrial isoform X2: MNLIRRGLNLLTSGIRTQCYQIPAVTQRVSPVAEGAGSSLGLLSRAMASLAQMHRTGPHKKNRKSRNPLNGNPFAKGVVLKTLIRKPKKPNSANRKCVLTRLSNGKEMIAYVPGIGHNLQEHNIVLVRVGRVKDCPGVKLKCVRGKFDLSHVVKQKQ; this comes from the exons ATGAATCTAATAAGAAGAGGCTTAAATCTTTTGACTTCAGGAATTCGAACACAATGTTATCAAATACCAG CTGTAACCCAGCGTGTCTCCCCAGTGGCAGAGGGCGCTGGCTCGTCTCTGGGACTGCTCAGCCGCGCCATGGCCTCTCTGGCGCAGATGCATCGAACAGGACCCCACAAAAAGAACAGGAAGTCCCGGAACCCGCTTAACGGGAATCCTTTTGCTAAG GGTGTAGTACTAAAGACTTTGATAAGAAAGCCGAAGAAGCCGAACTCGGCGAACCGCAAGTGCGTGCTGACGCGGCTCTCCAATGGCAAGGAGATGATCGCCTACGTGCCCGGCATCGGACACAACCTGCAGGAGCACAACATCGTGCTCGTGCGCGTCGGCAG AGTGAAGGACTGTCCCGGCGTGAAACTGAAGTGTGTGCGCGGAAAGTTCGATCTCTCGCACGTCGTCAAACAGAAGCAGTAG
- the LOC106710094 gene encoding protein Smaug isoform X1 — translation MNGTFSEQLGGVAGVFEQWGTCERTVVACALARRVPWPGLKLVQRAVEAALQQHVEDDRLERDANDETLLASLLAPRNDDDEDEGVERLRQLVSLLPLLRGDNERGKAVYVAAVPGLVQRCVDAPRPAPHAASDLCRQLLSYLLVHPALTQLEQRTLTQWLRYLENHISGNRNTESIWQQRIDPCLLPDTNIWGANNSFRRTIGKNVEFRGILDSTEHSYTDLLQESFSKNGRDVDISLDGELANFEAAIGQPKSQRSNSLTPPSTDFMQMSSSAENLTDEPFVQKPRSFSLSSEHSLSQLRPIGGLFGTTGSETRLDDLRCHNFTEHPGMSTVAAWLKSLRLHKYIWLFTNVTYDQMMAMDEKYLEKLGVTKGARHKILVSIKKLSERGAVLEAVRGELRAGAAGAAGAVPRALDRLRALLLSPMPPDSDLPPAIVAALDLASKCLSGCSGPALEPEPDHVDPMSLHCWLVEKALHHEAFRRAELQEALRRLRHRLPPTQFFHHVGELPLLAHRHKPR, via the exons ATGAACGGCACGTTTTCCGAGCAGCTGGGGGGTGTGGCTGGAGTTTTCGAGCAATGGGGCACGTGCGAGAGAACCGTGGTGGCGTGTGCTCTGGCGCGGCGCGTGCCCTGGCCGGGGCTAAAGCTCGTGCAGCGCGCCGTGGAGGCTGCACTGCAGCAGCATGTGGAGGACGACCGCCTGGAGCGAGACGCCAACGACGAGACCCTACTGGCAAGCTTGTTAGCGCCCAggaatgatgatgatgaagatgagG GTGTAGAGCGACTGCGGCAGCTCGTGAGCCTGCTGCCGCTGCTGCGCGGCGACAACGAGCGCGGCAAGGCGGTGTACGTGGCCGCAGTGCCCGGCCTCGTGCAGCGCTGTGTGGACGCGCCGCGCCCCGCGCCGCACGCCGCCTCCGACCTCTGCCGCCAGCTGCTCTCCTACCTCCTCGTACATCCTGCGCTCACACAGCTCGAGCAGAG AACACTGACACAGTGGCTACGCTACTTAGAAAATCACATATCGGGCAACAGAAACACCGAGTCCATCTGGCAGCAGCGGATAGACCCGTGCCTGTTGCCCGACACCAACATCTGGGGCGCCAACAACAGCTTCAGAAGAACGATAGGCAAAAACGTCGAATTCCGAGGCATCCTGGACTCGACGGAGCACTCCTACACCGATCTCCTGCAAGAGTCGTTCTCCAAGAACGGCCGAGACGTCGACATCAGCTTGGACGGCGAGCTGGCGAACTTCGAGGCGGCGATAGGACAGCCCAAGTCGCAGCGCTCCAACAGCCTGACGCCGCCGTCGACCGACTTCATGCAGATGTCCTCGTCGGCGGAGAACCTGACAGACGAGCCCTTCGTCCAGAAGCCGCGGAGCTTCTCGTTGTCGAGCGAACACAGCCTGAGTCAGCTGCGGCCCATCGGCGGCCTCTTCGGCACCACCGGCAGCGAGACCCGCCTCGACGACCTGCGCTGTCACAACTTCACCGAGCACCCCGGCATGTCCACCGTGGCCGCCTGGCTCAAGTCTCTGCGTCTGCACAAGTACATCTGGCTCTTCACCAACGTCACCTACGACCAGATGATGGCCATGGACGAGAAGTACCTCGAGAAGCTCG GTGTGACGAAGGGCGCACGGCACAAGATCCTGGTGTCGATCAAGAAGCTGTCAGAGCGCGGCGCGGTGCTGGAGGCTGTGCGGGGCGAGCTGAGGGCGGGCGCTGCGGGCGCGGCGGGGGCGGTGCCGCGTGCGCTGGACCGCCTGCGCGCGCTGCTGCTCAGCCCCATGCCGCCCGACTCCGACTTGCCCCCGGCCATCGTCGCCGCGTTGGACCTCG CGTCCAAGTGTCTGAGCGGGTGCTCCGGGCCCGCGCTGGAGCCCGAGCCCGACCACGTCGATCCCATGTCGCTCCATTGCTGGCTCGTCGAGAAG GCGCTGCACCACGAGGCGTTCAGACGCGCCGAGCTGCAGGAGGCGCTGCGTCGGCTGCGGCACCGCCTGCCTCCCACACAGTTCTTCCACCACGTCGGGGAACTGCCGCTGCTCGCGCACAGGCACAAGCCCAG GTAA
- the LOC106710121 gene encoding secretory phospholipase A2 receptor, with translation MRFQEIWLIFTLMTIVSFVNSHSLHGYIKNEKLRTAYRIVYRSQPWPVARDMCAEEGGKLAVPKSEEEFLFLQKLVRGMHYPAVTDAADKLVVWLGISNLHDHKIWTSVDGDDIREIGFDRWAGENGLTTSNAAEEPHCAALDAASPGLRDWWCHLRQPFLCQMQLDNDD, from the exons ATGAG GTTCCAAGAAATATGGCTGATCTTCACTTTGATGACTATTGTAAGCTTCGTAAACAGCCATTCTCTACACG GGTATATAAAAAACGAGAAGCTAAGGACGGCTTATAGAATAGTATACCGCTCGCAGCCGTGGCCGGTGGCGCGAGACATGTGCGCGGAAGAAGGAGGGAAGCTCGCCGTGCCCAAATCTGAG GAAGAATTCTTATTCCTGCAGAAGTTAGTACGCGGAATGCACTACCCGGCGGTGACTGACGCCGCTGACAAGCTGGTGGTGTGGCTCGGCATCTCCAACCTGCACGACCATAAGATCTGGACAAGTGTCGATG GTGACGACATCAGAGAGATTGGCTTCGACCGGTGGGCCGGGGAGAACGGATTGACTACCAG CAATGCTGCTGAGGAGCCGCACTGCGCTGCGCTGGACGCGGCGAGTCCAGGCCTACGCGACTGGTGGTGCCATCTACGGCAACCTTTCCTCTGTCAGATGCAACTCGACAACGACGACTGA
- the LOC106710119 gene encoding 40S ribosomal protein S12, mitochondrial isoform X1, giving the protein MWTCNFKSKMNLIRRGLNLLTSGIRTQCYQIPAVTQRVSPVAEGAGSSLGLLSRAMASLAQMHRTGPHKKNRKSRNPLNGNPFAKGVVLKTLIRKPKKPNSANRKCVLTRLSNGKEMIAYVPGIGHNLQEHNIVLVRVGRVKDCPGVKLKCVRGKFDLSHVVKQKQ; this is encoded by the exons ATGTGGACCTGTAATTTCAAATCTAAA ATGAATCTAATAAGAAGAGGCTTAAATCTTTTGACTTCAGGAATTCGAACACAATGTTATCAAATACCAG CTGTAACCCAGCGTGTCTCCCCAGTGGCAGAGGGCGCTGGCTCGTCTCTGGGACTGCTCAGCCGCGCCATGGCCTCTCTGGCGCAGATGCATCGAACAGGACCCCACAAAAAGAACAGGAAGTCCCGGAACCCGCTTAACGGGAATCCTTTTGCTAAG GGTGTAGTACTAAAGACTTTGATAAGAAAGCCGAAGAAGCCGAACTCGGCGAACCGCAAGTGCGTGCTGACGCGGCTCTCCAATGGCAAGGAGATGATCGCCTACGTGCCCGGCATCGGACACAACCTGCAGGAGCACAACATCGTGCTCGTGCGCGTCGGCAG AGTGAAGGACTGTCCCGGCGTGAAACTGAAGTGTGTGCGCGGAAAGTTCGATCTCTCGCACGTCGTCAAACAGAAGCAGTAG
- the LOC106710092 gene encoding D site-binding protein — MALWTPYAEDAALDLSTKCKNPTLTSDYCPNNIVYGYPYPIPDPHPYYGYPAGTYVPVPRSSPLSGDSMCSFTTPVSPRMGMISPPASPTSQHAVQAGGKRSSYMDVDSLSDDPDFQEFEKDTLRAMAEKNGGSLLGNNPRMRRAVQGSAAADDSYRRQRERNNHAAKQSRDRRKLREIHLALKVTYLRNELAKLKSQLTSKSCVRCRQPYPY; from the coding sequence ATGGCACTGTGGACCCCATACGCCGAAGACGCCGCCCTGGACTTGTCAACCAAGTGCAAGAACCCAACACTGACATCGGATTACTGTCCGAACAATATAGTGTATGGATATCCCTATCCGATCCCGGACCCACATCCATACTATGGATATCCTGCGGGTACGTACGTACCGGTCCCGCGATCATCGCCTTTATCGGGAGACAGCATGTGCTCGTTCACTACGCCGGTCAGTCCACGCATGGGCATGATCTCACCACCGGCGTCGCCGACCTCTCAGCACGCAGTACAAGCAGGCGGGAAGAGGTCGAGCTACATGGACGTGGATTCGCTGTCGGACGACCCGGACTTCCAGGAGTTCGAGAAGGATACGCTGCGGGCGATGGCGGAGAAGAACGGCGGTAGTCTGCTGGGCAACAACCCTCGCATGCGGCGAGCGGTGCAGGGCAGCGCGGCGGCGGACGACTCCTACCGGCGCCAGCGCGAGCGCAACAATCATGCCGCTAAACAGAGCCGCGACCGCCGCAAGCTAAGGGAGATACATCTAGCGCTTAAGGTCACCTATCTCCGGAACGAGCTCGCCAAGCTCAAGAGCCAGCTCACCTCCAAGTCTTGTGTGCGCTGTCGCCAGCCGTATCCTTACTGA
- the LOC106710125 gene encoding uncharacterized protein LOC106710125: protein MMRLSVLLLLLLTCYGLVVSTPQLHLVKRSLDNAKHITQTIIKHDTEKMVLTPLHTVVIESARKPKSQSLPISISIPHQLLVSNLHVIPISNVHQVHGNAHRDVPTVISHTVSHGSTNVTHQQLVPVLIPIHNHLVPVHDLTVIPLHSVVHKNTKIGYKLTDNHVQDESINSYRNPLGGYGAGWYFGGHGAGHGFHYSYG, encoded by the coding sequence ATGATGAGACTGAGTGTTCTATTGCTCCTGTTGCTGACTTGCTATGGTCTAGTCGTGAGCACACCGCAGCTGCACCTTGTCAAGCGATCGCTAGACAACGCGAAGCACATCACACAAACTATCATCAAACATGACACGGAGAAGATGGTGCTGACACCTCTCCACACTGTCGTCATCGAGTCTGCAAGAAAACCGAAGTCACAGTCTTTACCTATATCCATTTCCATACCGCATCAGTTACTAGTGTCTAACTTACATGTCATACCGATCTCCAACGTCCACCAAGTCCATGGGAACGCGCACCGTGATGTGCCCACTGTTATCTCGCATACGGTATCTCATGGATCCACAAACGTCACGCACCAGCAGTTGGTACCTGTGTTGATACCCATTCACAATCATCTAGTGCCGGTCCACGATTTGACTGTCATACCGCTACATAGTGTTGTGCACAAGAATACCAAGATAGGTTACAAACTAACCGACAACCACGTTCAAGATGAATCCATTAACAGTTACCGGAACCCGCTCGGTGGGTATGGCGCGGGTTGGTACTTCGGTGGCCACGGCGCTGGACATGGATTCCATTATTCTTATGGATAG